A window of Streptomyces sp. NBC_01224 genomic DNA:
GCCCCAGGGCGGTGCCGGCCGACTGGGCCGGACTCCTGACGAGGCGGGCCTGTACGCGCTCACTGATCCGCTCGCCGATGTGCCCGAGCGCGAACACGAGCATCTCTTCCTTGGTACGGAAGCATCGCTGAACGGCGCCCATCGACACCTGCGCACGAGCGGCGACGTCTCGAAGGGTCACGCCCTCCAGCCCGCGTTCGTCGGCGAGGTGGCAGACGGCCTCAGCGATCCGGCGGCGTCGGTCTGCGTGATCCACCTGTCTGGGCATACCCGGTCGCCTCCCTGGTTCACGGTCCTCTGTTTCGTAGCCCACTTTATTCGATGCGCTCGTATCGATTCCCGGGCTACAGTTCCGATGCAAGCGCATCGGAACATGCATGGGAAAGGACACGAACACATGCAGGACGCCCTGTGGAAGATGTCGGCCGCCGCGCAGGCGGAGGCAGTGCGCAACGCCCACGTCTCAGCGGCCGAACTGGTCGACAGCCACCTGGAGCGCATCGCCGAGGTCAACCCGCAGGTGAACGCGGTCACGCAGCTCCTGGCGGAGCGCGCCCGCGCCGCCGCGGCGCAGACAGACCGCCGGCGGGCCGCCGGTGAGGCGCTGGGGCCACTGGCGGGCGTGCCGTTCACGGTGAAGGAGAGCACCGCCGTCGAAGGCGTACCGACCACGTTCGGCGCGGAGCGCTTCCGCGATCTGGTGGCGTCGGCCGACGCGCCCCCGGTGGCCCGGCTGCGCGCAGCCGGGGCCATTCCCATCGGCCACAGCAACATGCCCACCCTGATCCTGGCGGGGATGCACACGCGAAGCGAGCTCTTCGGCGACACGGCCAACCCATGGGACCGCGGCCGGACCCCGGGCGGCACCAGCGGAGGCGACGGGGTGGCCGTCGCCACGGGCATGGCAGCGCTCGGGCTCGGCAACGACTCCGGTGGATCGGTGCGCATCCCGGCCCAGTTCTGCGGCGTGGCGGGGCTGAAGCCGACAACCGGGCGCTTCCCCGCGGACCACCGCGTCCTCGGCCCCGACGACCCCGGCCCGGCGTCCCAGATGCTGGTCACCGACGGCCCGCTGGCGCGGAGTGTGGGCGACCTCCGGTTGGCGTTCGAGGTGCTGGCCGGGACCGACCCGCGCGACCCACGGGCCGTACCGGTGCCTGCCTACGGCGAACCGCTCCCCGGGCCGGTGAAGGTCGCGGTCGTGGCGGACCCAGGTGGGCACGGCGCTCACCCCACGGTACGCAGGGCTGTCGAGACCGCGGCCGAGGTGCTGCGCGACGCCGGGTACGACGTGCGGGAGGTGCAGGACGTTCCGAGACTGGACGAGGCGCTCGAAGCGTACGGCCGGATCACCGTGACCGAGTTCGCTGCGACCTGGCCAGTGGTGCGGAAGCTGCTCGGAGCAGGCGGGGACCGCTATATCGAGATGATGATGGAGCAGACGCCGCCGGCAAGCGCGGACGAGTTCATGAAGCTGATGGGCACCTGGATGAGCATCCGCCGCTCATGGGCCGAATTCCTCCACGAATACCCGCTGTTGCTCGGCCCGGTATTCACCGAGCCACCGGTCGAGCCGGGGCTGGAGTCGCGCGACAGGGCCGGACGGGACCGGGTCGGCTCGGCGATGCGCCTGTGCACCGTGTCCAGTTTCGTGGGTGTGCCCGGCGTGGCCGTACCGACCGGAGTGGTCGACGGACTGCCGTCCGGGGTGCAGGTCGTCGGGCGCGCCTTCCGGGAAGACCTGTGCCTGGGCGCGGCGCAGGCGATCGAGGACCGGCTCGGAGTTCTCACACCGGTCGACCCGCGCGTGGGGGGCAGGGCTGTTTGAACCCTTGGGGTGCGCTTGCACCCTCGACTCCCGGCCGGCTGCGCGCAAGTCCGAGGCAACAGTGGGGTGCGCGGGCAGCCGGCCGCGGCTGGACACGGTGCGAACGGCACACTCAGCGACGCGACGGGGCATGGCCACCGGTCTCGGCGGCGGTTGCCCCGGCGGCGGCCTCCACCGCCCGGCCGTCGGAGGCGTCTGGGAAGGCGCCGACGGCGGACGGGGCGAGTTCCGGGCGGACGGTGGTCAACGGAAGAGGGCGGCCCACCGGGCCTCCTCTTCACACTGCTCCCGGCCTCGGCACAGCCGCGCGCGGACGGCCAGGGACACCGTGGTGGTGCTACCCGCGACCGCCACCAGTGCGACCGCGGACAGGGTGACCGGCATGAGCAGCAGAAGCATCGTGAGGGCCGCCGATCCCCACCCGGCCAGTACAGCGGCCGCGGCCAGCCGGCGGGAGCGCGGCCGGTCCTGGCCGGCACGCAGGTCGATGCAGGCGGGCAGGTACCAGACGTTGCCCGATACGCAGAGCACGGCTACGCCAAGCGCCAGAACACCATGGGACATCGGGCAGCACTCTCCTCAGGGGCGGGGATTGTGGTGGTGGACGAGGTCAGGGGTCACTGCGGTACGGCGGGGTCGAGCGCGGCGATCTCCGGATGGTGCAGGTCGAACGCCGGGGACTCGCTGCGGATACGGGGCAGGGCGGTGA
This region includes:
- a CDS encoding amidase, whose translation is MQDALWKMSAAAQAEAVRNAHVSAAELVDSHLERIAEVNPQVNAVTQLLAERARAAAAQTDRRRAAGEALGPLAGVPFTVKESTAVEGVPTTFGAERFRDLVASADAPPVARLRAAGAIPIGHSNMPTLILAGMHTRSELFGDTANPWDRGRTPGGTSGGDGVAVATGMAALGLGNDSGGSVRIPAQFCGVAGLKPTTGRFPADHRVLGPDDPGPASQMLVTDGPLARSVGDLRLAFEVLAGTDPRDPRAVPVPAYGEPLPGPVKVAVVADPGGHGAHPTVRRAVETAAEVLRDAGYDVREVQDVPRLDEALEAYGRITVTEFAATWPVVRKLLGAGGDRYIEMMMEQTPPASADEFMKLMGTWMSIRRSWAEFLHEYPLLLGPVFTEPPVEPGLESRDRAGRDRVGSAMRLCTVSSFVGVPGVAVPTGVVDGLPSGVQVVGRAFREDLCLGAAQAIEDRLGVLTPVDPRVGGRAV